The genomic DNA GGGCAACTGCGCCGCCTCGCTGGTGCAGGGCGTCGAGTACTACAAGGACGCCGACCCGGCGTCCAAGGTGCCCGGTCTGATGCACGTCCAGTTCGGCGAGTACCACGTCGGTGACGTCGAGTTCGTCGCCGCCTTCGACGTCGACGCGAAGAAGGTCGGCCTCGACCTCTCCGACGCCATCGGTGCCAGCGAGAACAACACCATCAAGATCTGTGACGTCCCGAACAAGGGCATCACGGTCCAGCGCGGCCACACCCTCGACGGTCTCGGCAAGTACTACCGCCAGACCATCGAGGAGTCCGCCGAGGCCCCGGTCGACGTCGTCCAGATCCTCAAGGACAAGCAGGTCGACGTCCTCGTCTGCTACCTGCCCGTCGGTTCCGAGGACGCGGCGAAGTTCTACGCCCAGTGCGCCATCGACGCCAAGGTCGCCTTCGTCAACGCCCTCCCGGTCTTCATCGCCGGCACCAAGGAGTGGGCGGACAAGTTCACCGAGGCCGGCGTCCCGATCGTCGGTGACGACATCAAGTCGCAGGTCGGCGCCACCATCACGCACCGTGTGATGGCGAAGCTGTTCGAGGACCGCGGTGTCCGTCTCGAGCGCACCATGCAGCTCAACGTCGGCGGCAACATGGACTTCAAGAACATGCTGGAGCGCGACCGCCTCGAGTCCAAGAAGATCTCGAAGACGCAGGCCGTCACCTCGCAGATCCCCGACCGCGACCTGGGCGAGAAGAACGTCCACATCGGTCCCTCGGACTACGTGGCCTGGCTCGACGACCGCAAGTGGGCGTACGTCCGCCTCGAGGGCCGTGCCTTCGGTGACGTTCCGCTGAACCTGGAGTACAAGCTCGAGGTCTGGGACTCCCCGAACTCCGCGGGTGTCATCATCGACGCCCTGCGCGCCGCGAAGATCGCCAAGGACCGCGGCATCGGCGGCCCGATCCTGTCGGCGTCTTCGTACTTCATGAAGTCTCCGCCGGTTCAGTACTTCGACGACGAGGCCTACGCCAACGTCGAGAAGTTCATCAAGGGCGAGGTCGAGCGCTAAAGCGCCTGTCCTTCCGGTCTTCGAGGGTCCCTGGGCATTCCGCCCGGGGGCCCTCACCGTATGTGAGGCTGTGCCCCATGGCTGTCGTGCGTGACCTGCGCATCCTCCTGCGCTTCCAGGGCTTCAGACGCCTGCTCGCCGTGCGGCTGTTCTCCCAGACCGCCGACGGGGTCTACCAGGTCGCACTCGCCACCTACGTCGTCTTCTCCCCGGAGAAGCAGACCTCGGCCGCGGCGATCGCCTCCGCGATGGCGGTACTGCTTCTTCCGTACTCCGTCATCGGCCCCTTCGCCGGCGTCCTGCTGGACCGCTGGCGGCGCCGACAGGTCTTCCTGTACGGCAACCTGCTGCGGGCCCTGCTGGCGTGCGTGACGGCTGTTCTGATGCTCGGCCATGTGCCGGACTGGCTCTTCTACGTCTCCGCGCTGTCCGTCACCGCGGTCAACCGCTTCGTCCTCGCCGGGCTCTCCGCCGCACTGCCCCGCGTGGTCGACGACAAGCGTCTGGTGATGGCCAACTCCCTGTCCCCGACCGCCGGAACGCTCGGGGCGACCGCGGGCGGCGGTCTCGCGTTCGCCGTCCGGCTGGTGGCCGCGGACTCCGACGCCGTGGTGGTACTGCTGGGTGCGGCCCTGTATCTGTGCGCGGCGCTCGCGTCGCTGCGCATCGCTCCGGACCTGCTCGGCCCCGACCAGAGGCCGGTACGGCCACGGTTGGGAGCGGCGCTCGTGGGCACCGCACGCGGCCTCGTGCTGGGCGTGCGCCATCTGGCCGAGGCCCCACGCCGGGAGGCGGCCTGGGCTCTCATCGCCATGACGCTGATGCGGTTCTGCTACGGCGCGCTGACGGTCATGGTGCTGATGCTCTGCCGGTACGCCCTGTCGTCGGATTCGGACGACGGTCTCGCTCTGCTGGGGCTGGCGGTGGGCGTCTCCGGGGCGGGGTTCTTCACGGCGGCCGTCCTGACGCCCTGGGCAGCGGGGAAGCTCGGCCCCGGGCGCTGGATCGTCGTCTGCGCCGCTGCCGCCGCCCTCCTGGAGCCCGCCCTCGGCCTGCCGTTCACCACCGTCCCGATGCTGGTCGCGTCCTTCGTCCTGGGGGTGACCACGCAGGGAGCCAAGATCGCCACTGACACGATCGTCCAGTCCTCGGTCGACGACAGCTTCCGTGGCCGGATCTTCTCGGTTTACGACGTGCTGTTCAATGTCGCATTTGTCGGAGCAGCCGCAGTGGCCGCCCTGATGCTGCCCCCTGACGGCCGCTCAGCCACCCTCGTGGTCACGGTGGCCGTTATCTACGGGGCAATTGCTGGCGCTATGGCCCGCTTTGATCTCCAGTAAGTGTCACATCAATGCCACAGCGCCCCTCCTGAGTTCAGAGTTGTCTGTGCGGACCGATAACTTACGGGCGTCTTATTTCGCGCCAACGCGCCCACGTTCGAGGGGGACCCCCAAGTGACCGTTCCGCCGCAGCCCCAGGGCCAGAACCCGTACGCTCAGCAGCCCGCCCCGCCCGAGGGTCAGCAGCCCGGCCAGCCGGGAGTTCCCCCGCAGCAGCCTTACGCGCCGTTCCCCAACCAGGGTGGACCGGTTCCGCCGCCGCCCGCGCCGGCCGGGCGTGCGGGCAAGAAGGTGATGCGCGTCCTCGGGATCATCGTCGTCGGCATAATCGTCATCGCCGTGAAGTTCGGCGCGGGCTGGTTCTTCAGCCGTAGCGATGCAGAGACCACCTCGGTGGGCGCGTGCATGCACAACGACGGCACGGACACCAACGCGGACCTCAACGAGGTCGACTGCTCTTCCGGCGACTCCCAGTACAAGGTCGTCGAGAAGTTCGACGACACCAGCGACGACAGCAAGTGCAAGGCCGTCAAGAGCTCCACGGTCTACTACGTCCAGTCGGGCGGCGGCCACAACGTGGTGCTCTGCCTCAAGGAGACCAAGTAACAACTAGGTCGACAGACGACGGAGGGGACGGTGTTTCACGTGAAACACCGTCCCCTCCGCGCATCCGGGGTCATGTTTCACGTGAAACATGACCCCGTTCCACAGCCCTCCACGGGCCTCAGTTCTGCTCGGCCCACCACTCCTTGAGCGCGGCCACCGCCGCGTCGTACTCCATCGGCCCGTTCTCCAGACGAAGTTCCAGCAGGAACTTGTACGCCTGACCGATGACCGGGCCGGGCCCGACGCCCAGAACCTCCATGATCTGGTTGCCGTCGAGGTCGGGACGGATCGCGTCCAGTTCCTCTTGTTCCTGGAGCTGGGCGATGCGCTCCTCCAGACCGTCGTACGCGCGGGACAGCGCGGCGGCCCTGCGCTTGTTGCGGGTCGTGCAGTCGGAGCGGGTCAGTTTGTGAAGACGGTCGAGGAGCGGGCCCGCGTCACGGACATAACGGCGCACGGCGGAGTCCGTCCACTCGCCCGTGCCGTAGCCGTGGAAGCGGAGGTGGAGTTCGACCAGCCGCGAGACGTCCTTCACCAGGTCGTTGGAGTACTTGAGCGCCGTCATCCGCTTCTTCGTCATCTTGGCGCCCACCACCTCGTGGTGATGGAAGGAGACCCGGCCGTCCTTCTCGAAGCGGCGCGTCCTCGGCTTGCCGATGTCGTGCAAGAGCGCGGCGAGCCTCAGCGTCAGGTCGGGGCCGTTCTCTTCCAGCGCGATCGCCTGCTCCAACACGATCAACGAGTGGTCGTAGACGTCCTTGTGCCGGTGATGCTCGTCACGTTCCAGCCGCAGCGCGGGCAGCTCCGGCAGGACGTGATCGGCGAGACCGGTGTCGACCAGCAGTGTCAGCCCCTTACGCGGGTGCGCGGACAGGACCAGCTTGTTCAGCTCGTCCCGTACCCGCTCCGCGGAGACGATGTCGATACGGCCGGCCATCTCCGTCATCGCCGTGACGACATCGGGGGCCACCTCGAAGTCGAGCTGCGCGGCGAAGCGCGCCGCCCGCATCATCCGCAGCGGGTCGTCCGAGAACGACTCCTCCGGGGTGCCCGGGGTGCGCAGAATGCGCGCGGCCAGGTCGTCGAGCCCACCGTGCGGGTCGATGAACTCCTTCTCGGGCAGTGCCACCGCCATCGCGTTGACCGTGAAGTCACGCCGGACGAGATCCTCCTCGATGGAGTCGCCGTACGACACCTCGGGCTTGCGTGAGGTGCGGTCGTACGCCTCCGACCGGTAGGTGGTCACCTCGATCTGGTAGCCCTCTTTCTGGGCCCCGACCGTGCCGAACGCGATCCCGACCTCCCACATGGC from Streptomyces avermitilis MA-4680 = NBRC 14893 includes the following:
- a CDS encoding inositol-3-phosphate synthase, which codes for MGSVRVAIVGVGNCAASLVQGVEYYKDADPASKVPGLMHVQFGEYHVGDVEFVAAFDVDAKKVGLDLSDAIGASENNTIKICDVPNKGITVQRGHTLDGLGKYYRQTIEESAEAPVDVVQILKDKQVDVLVCYLPVGSEDAAKFYAQCAIDAKVAFVNALPVFIAGTKEWADKFTEAGVPIVGDDIKSQVGATITHRVMAKLFEDRGVRLERTMQLNVGGNMDFKNMLERDRLESKKISKTQAVTSQIPDRDLGEKNVHIGPSDYVAWLDDRKWAYVRLEGRAFGDVPLNLEYKLEVWDSPNSAGVIIDALRAAKIAKDRGIGGPILSASSYFMKSPPVQYFDDEAYANVEKFIKGEVER
- a CDS encoding MFS transporter, with protein sequence MAVVRDLRILLRFQGFRRLLAVRLFSQTADGVYQVALATYVVFSPEKQTSAAAIASAMAVLLLPYSVIGPFAGVLLDRWRRRQVFLYGNLLRALLACVTAVLMLGHVPDWLFYVSALSVTAVNRFVLAGLSAALPRVVDDKRLVMANSLSPTAGTLGATAGGGLAFAVRLVAADSDAVVVLLGAALYLCAALASLRIAPDLLGPDQRPVRPRLGAALVGTARGLVLGVRHLAEAPRREAAWALIAMTLMRFCYGALTVMVLMLCRYALSSDSDDGLALLGLAVGVSGAGFFTAAVLTPWAAGKLGPGRWIVVCAAAAALLEPALGLPFTTVPMLVASFVLGVTTQGAKIATDTIVQSSVDDSFRGRIFSVYDVLFNVAFVGAAAVAALMLPPDGRSATLVVTVAVIYGAIAGAMARFDLQ
- a CDS encoding LppU/SCO3897 family protein; the encoded protein is MTVPPQPQGQNPYAQQPAPPEGQQPGQPGVPPQQPYAPFPNQGGPVPPPPAPAGRAGKKVMRVLGIIVVGIIVIAVKFGAGWFFSRSDAETTSVGACMHNDGTDTNADLNEVDCSSGDSQYKVVEKFDDTSDDSKCKAVKSSTVYYVQSGGGHNVVLCLKETK
- a CDS encoding CCA tRNA nucleotidyltransferase, which produces MPNANEDNPSALSQVQRRAVSELLRVSPVADELARRFQEAGFSLALVGGSVRDALLGRLGNDLDFTTDARPEDVLKIVRPWADAMWEVGIAFGTVGAQKEGYQIEVTTYRSEAYDRTSRKPEVSYGDSIEEDLVRRDFTVNAMAVALPEKEFIDPHGGLDDLAARILRTPGTPEESFSDDPLRMMRAARFAAQLDFEVAPDVVTAMTEMAGRIDIVSAERVRDELNKLVLSAHPRKGLTLLVDTGLADHVLPELPALRLERDEHHRHKDVYDHSLIVLEQAIALEENGPDLTLRLAALLHDIGKPRTRRFEKDGRVSFHHHEVVGAKMTKKRMTALKYSNDLVKDVSRLVELHLRFHGYGTGEWTDSAVRRYVRDAGPLLDRLHKLTRSDCTTRNKRRAAALSRAYDGLEERIAQLQEQEELDAIRPDLDGNQIMEVLGVGPGPVIGQAYKFLLELRLENGPMEYDAAVAALKEWWAEQN